In Desulforegula conservatrix Mb1Pa, the DNA window TGTTTGTCAGCAACTCTTTTTAGAAAAGTATGCCTGAGCTTATGCGGATGAAGTTTAATTTTTTCACTGTCTGAAGAATTAACAGATGCCTGCTTGGCTATACGTGTGCAGATTCTCCTGACATCGAGGGTTGCGAGTCTGTT includes these proteins:
- a CDS encoding tyrosine-type recombinase/integrase; translation: NRLATLDVRRICTRIAKQASVNSSDSEKIKLHPHKLRHTFLKRVADKHGIHVAQEMSGNVSPRVIFRYTKSDPDELQNISEGLF